The nucleotide window ggaataatttttaacaaaatctaatttaaaatgTCAACagattttaacatatttttctgataactaatgttttaatttttttttattttagtgtagtttaaaactatataattatattattttatatttctattaaatagaaaaattatctaaaatattacttaatttatttttaattatttcaaccCGTTTCAttaagaaattttgaaaaaaaattgtaattatttttattaaatttgtgatatatacttatttgataaatttttaattataaaacttatttgatgttaATATATTGACTCGAAAACCACGTGTTAGTGGTCTACTAGTTAAACTCAACCTGGGAAGCCATGGGTTCGAGTGCGCGGAGAGATAATTATCTTGAGGGACCTTCGGATCCAATACGGAGAAGCTTGCTAACGTGTGGCCACTGGTGGAATTTACATGGGGTGATCACCAGCCATCATGGATGCCTCGGCGGGCTCCCCGGCTAAGCTCTGGTGGACGGTCAATGGCGCTAGTCGAATCCTCTCAAGGCTCCAGATACCATggtcataaaaaaaatctattgactCTAACATTTTCTATGCGTAAAACGATTGGATGTCAACTTAAACCAATCATAatctcacatatatatatatatgttcttaagaataaaaaaaatttaagaataagaatctaatatttattaagtttaaggaatgcaattttttatttatgaaaatacaaacaaaataattcaataatttaataattctaTATTAAATGCTTTTTATAGTATCTAAACCCGTGAAAATAGTTATACTTATTttcaacattttataaattatttgagtaattttaaatcaaataatttaaaaaaagataGATAAAAGGTTATTAAAAAGGTAGAACCTAATTTTTTATTGTTCACACAATATTAGTTATTGCGTTTTTTGGAAACACatttagtaatataatattattttcataattaggAGTGAATTTAACTATATAGTAAAATGatgtatttaattaaaaatcttaCAAAAGAGGTTGGGTCCATGagaatgattttattttaataagagaGATTTTTTGGGTCCAAAACATccctttatatttttaactttaaataatattttttcccaaaaaaaacttaaaaataaatgttcCTCGTATTTTGAtgctaaataattattttaaaaaaattgtcgtatttcttttgtttttgacaAAGAACTTCGTCTTATTTATTGCAATACAAGTTTTTCTAAGGTATTTAAAATCTGAGTTGCAAATTTTTCTTATTATCTtacatataatataagataaataaaattgattcgTGCTCCAAGAACTCGCCAAGAATATTCGCGTTGTCTTCCTTACTCGTGCTTTCTACCATGGAAAATCATTAAGACGGCCACAACGGAAACATAGCTAGCCAGGAGGTCTTAAACCAATCATAATCtcacatatataattatatgttcttaagaataaaaataatttaagaataagaatctaatatttattaagtttaaggaatgcaattttttatttatgaaaatacaaacaaaataatttaaaaatttaataattctaCATTAAATGCTTTTTGTAGTATCTAAACCCGTGAAAATAGTTATActtgttttaacttttataaattatttgagtaattttaaatcaaataatttaaaagaagATAAAAGGTTATTAAAAAGGTAGAACCTAATTTTTTATTGTTCAGACACAATATTAGTTATTGCGTTGTTTGGAAACACATttagtagtataatattattttcataattaggAGTGAATTTAACTATATAGTAAAATGatgtatttaattaaaaaacttaCAAAAGAGGTTGGGTCCATGagaatgattttattttaataagaaagATTTTCTGGGTCCAAATCATCCCTTTATATTTTCaactttaaataatatttttttcccaaaaaaaacttaaaaataaatgttcCTCGTATTTTGAtgctaaataattatttaaaaaaattgttgtatttcttttgtttttgactAAGAACTTTGTCTTATTTCTTGCAATACAAGTTTTTCTAGGTTATTTAAAATCTGAGTTGCAAATTTTTCTTATTATCTTACGaataatataagataaataacgaaaaattgccacaaataccacattcatagtaccacttttcatgtttacactaactacttttaccctcacttttaataaagggtaaaattaaaatacaattatacccttagggttaactaatctagacttagggtttcgagttgaggggtggggtagggtttttggaatgtgaaatttatgattttaataaatatataaatacttaaaaaatatataaaaaatttttaaaaatagtttcaaacataattttcgtttttcaaaaagaaatttgaaaaaaataaaaaacaaattcgaaaaaaaaattttgaatttttttttttaaaaaaagttcgaatttgaaaaagtataattcaaaaacataaaaaaaatttacattttatttattttttttattttttttattttatttactttttattttttattttaataatgatttattatatatataaataacaaggacataagaatcttttgccacttaatgaaaaatgtatttttaaaagtgTTTCATTAGTGTTGGTataaatgaaaagtggtaccatgaaaatggtaaacatgtaattttcccGTAAATAACCAGGGCttctagctctagtggtaaatggcttacagctgtgagtactgccacctgggttcgaatcccggctactggggaattaacatttcggtaatgccagggacagaggaccgacacgtggTAACACATGTCTAGTCTGGATCACATCTGTGGGGCCAGGATACctatgtataattaaaaaaaaaaaataagataaataaaattgattcaTGCTCCAAGAACTCGCCAAGAACGTTCACGTTGTCTTCCTTACTCGTGTTTTCTACCATGGAAAATCATTAAGACGGCCACAACGGAAACATAGCTAGCCAGGAGGTCTTTCCACAGCTGCATGATGTGAACAGGAACAGGAACGTGCAGCAGAATATTTAGGACATGCTCCAAACTAAGACCAGGGGGTTCAAGAAAACTAAGATGGTGATATTGACCCTGAAATGCTTGACTTTTCCAAGCATTTAGAAGAAGCTTAGATTAACTATGCTGGGGCTGGCTCTCAAGATGAAGAGATGAACCAGGCAGAGAACGTGGAACTTCCGGTAAATAATCCACTTTTTGTAGAGCTTCTTGTATAAGGGTTCACTTAggaggagaaaaaaaaactatatgcaAACATTAGTTTTGGATACTGAAACTTATGATAGATAACGTGAACATGCagcaaaatgaaaataaatggGTTCAAAACAGGATGATGAAAACGTTGAGGCTGAGGGTGGGTGGTGCAAGGTTGTAAAATGAAGAGAACACAGAACTTCTGGTAAATAAACCACCACTTCTGTAGACTTCTTGGTAATCATGcttgtgtgagagagagaacaAATCCAGATGAAGAAACcatattaatcatattaatcGTATTCATTGTATTAATTTGGTTCTTCATCTTAGATGTGtaagtatatttttgtttttttaataaatttttacatgtaattttcaaaagtaaaatttagaaaaaataaaaagatgattggTATGAAGTTGCATACAaatcaaactatatatataaaacatattttttgttttaaatttataaattttttctttattatatatatgttatttgaaaattttataaaaggaagcttaaattataaaacaaacaaaattaaacttttatttattaaagatatcaTAGTTTGTGTTATTTAAATTGTTTTGCAATAATTTGGGAAATAGATTGATTTAAAGAATACTTGTCacctttaaaatatattttatgctGTTTAAGTTTATCTTTTAAAGGAAtattattttgtgaactttcctttttttgtgcAACGTAAACTTTCCTCTTCATgaatcacattatatataaaatatatttttgttttaaattttataaaaaaaaatattataaggttatttgaaaaagtataaagAAAAGGAacctaaataaaaaagaaaaaagcaaataaattgaatttttaataATGACAATTAGATATATTTGATTCATTAAGGATACCGATGTAATTAACCATCATTAGAATTAACGTGAATACGATACGTATGAAACtgatttctcaaataatattatagagataccTAGAGACTGTAGTAAAACAAAACCACAAAACTATAAGCATCTAAAGTCTTGTTGCAGATTATTCCTAGTGGCACAAGAGTGACGTAAggatttattttatagttaaaattgGGTTTTTGGTTGTTTGGTTTAGACTTTAGTGAAGATCTCTTTTCAGTCTGACCATATTTTATACGCGAGAGATAAGCTCAATATTAGTatcttttagtttttgaaaatatttttctagTAATAGAATTTTTAGCTAACAAAGTTTATATTTTTCCCctactttttataaattaattatgttttagtcAAAATAAGActaacatattttataaccaaactGAACTAcatcgaaccaaaccaaactgcAATAAATTGAAAGAACTAAatttaaaccgaaccgaattaaACTAAACTCAAACCAAAGCTACTTCGGTTTTGATTGGGTTGGGTTTTATAATACCCGAAATTAACCAAACCAAACGATTTATGAAATTAGCGCTGATCTAGAGTTCATGACATGTGATCCAACGTCTCTTGTATCTGTGCAAAATAGGACATGATCTTGTTTGGCTGACTGAACCAGGAGTTCATCATTTCATAACTTCACGTTCGGGTCATCGTGAGCAGTGGCGGACCCACGTTTAGAAGAGGGGGTGTCAGTTGATCTTAGTTCTTTAATTTGCACTTATTTTTGAGCTTCATTTTTTATGTGGGCTACCCAAATTTAACATCTTATTAATTAAAATCCGATAATCTTCactacatatttttttatttataatagttTTCATAAAGTAAACAtgctaaaacataatatttaatataaaaaatatgtttgataataattaaattatttttttaaataattaaaactaaatttattttaaataataaaatttaatttaattttaaataactatattaataattatattaaaatatttaatttatgacacctgtaaaaaattgttttggatCCACCACTGATTGTGAGGCTGGGCTTAAGCTTCGAGTAGTAGTGGGACCACCATCCAATGATTAACCCAGATTCTTAGGGAATGGTTCATAGTCGAAGCTAAGAACCGTttcttagcttttaactaagAGAAACTAAGAAATCGTCTCTTAAATAGGTGTAAAAAATGTCACACTAGTGTAAAATGTCTCTTAGGGAGCCGGCTCTTagccaaaaaatataaaaaacaaaaaaatgtcaaattatGAGTTAAGAATCTCAAATTAAGAGCccgggttaatcatgctctaaccTATTCGTTATCTTATTTGTGGTTTGAGATTTTTAACCACTCTCGAGTTTttattgtctctctctctcttgtctcTTTTAGCTTCTTTAATGCTTTTTCGAGAGTAAAGTTATATTACCATCATTGTAGAGTATTGGATTCAAGCAGTAtcatttatatactaaagcacaagtcacttgacaaatcaaattttgacaaatagaaaatattttagaaaaaaaaacaattgactAAAAAAACCTCTTCGATCCCTGTTTTTTGCAATTATATATCTCAATATTTCATTCATGTTCAAAGCCACTCTACCACGATCTCAACTGTTTtcctattttatataaattttgatctaataatttactttctgtttcttttttttttctatcttctCCAACAAAGCAACAAATCTTTTCACCTCTCATAAATCTGCAATTTTGACTTCGTGTTTCTTCGATCCCTGGTGATCACGGTTTGTAGTGATAGTATGGagcataaaatattattcttgTGGAATCAAAGAAGCATAAGGTTTTGGCCTCATGAAGAAGGTTTGcccgttttccattttttactttatttattatttgttgaACGTATAGCGAAGCTTTCATTTCTGAATCCAAAGTTGAATCACTTGACTATtgctaaacaatttttttttttaatttataaaaggcaaactaaatttgtaaatttcaatctgataaattaaacaaactatCAAAATAAGTAATGACTAATGTGGGTTAATTTTGGTTAAATGTGTGCTTTTAAGAAAAAACATGTTAGGtaaattaacataaaatgtCAATTTCAAACTATAAACAaacttaaataataaatttctaATAATCATTTGTTACTCTGTACTTAACCATCAAATATTGTATTTcaagtatattttgtattttggtatatattttatttatttatgaaaaattctACAAACATGTATCAATTTTGTAATGATATCAAAGTTATTGTTTCGACCTTTTGACAGCTTTATATCATGCATGTACCTCTAATATTACGTGCTattattcatataatatttgaaataacattcactttatttgaaaattaaaacgatgatcaaataatttttgaaacagAGAATTGACCTGTGCATAGCACAGGTGGTAATACTAGTATGCTAATATTTCATGTTTGCTTAAACATAACTGAACCATACGAGCAAATTTTAATTGTCCTGGTAGATGATTTTTATTTAGAAGCATGATTTTTCTCTATCCTCTAGGCCAATTTCAGGGCCGCTCCTTCTCTAAACTCAAAAACGATTAAACTTAGGATACAAACGTATAAACAAAATGAGATCACTAACTTTACCAGTGATAATAAtgcgtaaaaaaaaaaaaaacacactaaCATTTGAAAACAATTATGATTGAAAGCATTCGACACAAGAAGACTTTTAATAGTTACAAGCCCGTTTGATGGATGAATATAAAAATACCATGACTAATGAAACTACAACACAAATCTAAAAGAAAACACGTAACAAATAAAACACATAAACACTAATTGACAACACTGAGTCaaagtcaaaagaaaaaaacacaccAAACATTAACTCTAATAGTGGCTCGATATCTTACTCTTGATATGTTGTTCTATATTCAGAGACTGAGTTTCTCGAGTATTTTCCTTCCGTACATGTTGTACCTCATTAAAGGATAATTCTTGTTGATATGATACAACAATTTATTCCGCATATCATCCTACAAACAAACAGACAAAAAGCATTATGATTTTCAAAATACACACAAACTATGTAAAATATGTTTAATTCTTACCTGAGATACCACCCATGCAGTTTGAATCACATAGTTTCCGAAACGATCTACAAGAATTGAATCAATGTCACTTATCAGCTCGTTTATGATCCTCCTTGAGTTAAATTGTCTAGTTTCCAAACACTTTTGCACAACATGACTCCCAAATTTGTCACAAGAGAGTTGCACGTAATGCCCATCTAGATATTGCGATAGAGACGCTGCCACTTGACAATTTTCCATTTCCAACACATACTGAACCGCATAGTttctaacaaataaaaatataattgtgttacatcaaaaattaatatgtaaCCACGCTATTTATGTAATCCATGCATCTTATTTTACCCGTAGCGGTTTATGCATAGGCTCAGAGAGTTAGTGAGTATGCCACTAATCAAAGGATCTCTTATTTCTCGAGGGGATTTTCCAATGCATTGTTGAAGCATACAACATCCATGCTGATCAAGTGCAATTTGATAACAATTCTGAACAATCACTTGAAGAAGACACTATAGAATAGACCACATAAAATTCagtaaaaaatacaaataaactcaaactatttatgaaaataagatacatatgaatatatatatttagtgtaATCAAGAGAGAGATATACTAACATGGGTTtgtaaaggagaaaaatgaCGGAAGCAGAACGAAATCACATGGTTCGTGTTTGTGCTTTTAGTCAAGAGTAGTGCAACATGGAATATAGTTTGCATAAACCGGGATATTTGCTCTTCAGAACAAAGAGACCGCATCAAATCTTGTATTGCACGAGTCCTGTTATGAAAAGACAGATTGCAGTTTAACTAAATGATATCAAATGGAGCTAAGAAAGATAAGATATCAGAAGTACGTACCCATGAGTATCGCCACAAATTCTAACAAACTGAATAGGTTGTTGAATCACTATATCCAAAATCTGGGTGGTCTGTTCATTGGTGCATTTCTCAATAATCGTTTGAAAAACTTGATGGCCAACCGGGTCAATCATCAGCTCACAAACATGTGTTTTCAACTCGTCAAATATTTTATGAACTGTGTCCCTTGAACCTTCTACAATCACTTTTTGCAACTTAGCAGACTCCACAGCGTCCTTAGCACGTGAAAGTATGGTATCTTTAGCTCTAGAGTTATCCATGCTGTAGGGATCATGACGATTAGTGCGGGTTTCAGGCACATGTGAAAAACTCCATGGGCTTTGATCACATAAATTATGATTACGTGAGGTTAAAGGAAACTCTCCTAGATCTCCGTTGAAGCCAATATAAGGAGGACGACCCGTCAAGCCACTGTTGCTACGCCCATGAGAACCATTATCATATGACTTATAAACATCATAATGATTATCCTGACTAAACAACAATCTCTGCGCAGCCTGATCAAGCTGCTCTCGTTCAGTTGGATGCAGATAATACGAAG belongs to Brassica rapa cultivar Chiifu-401-42 chromosome A07, CAAS_Brap_v3.01, whole genome shotgun sequence and includes:
- the LOC117126437 gene encoding pumilio homolog 15-like, which produces MLQQCIGKSPREIRDPLISGILTNSLSLCINRYGNYAVQYVLEMENCQVAASLSQYLDGHYVQLSCDKFGSHVVQKCLETRQFNSRRIINELISDIDSILVDRFGNYVIQTAWVVSQDDMRNKLLYHINKNYPLMRYNMYGRKILEKLSL
- the LOC103829110 gene encoding pumilio homolog 15-like, which encodes MTDQNTDAHPVVDSPSSSYQQLRQDTLRAYETMYGSLDNHYSLGNTPFSPLSDLQILESSFGRLSVSDPNARQQQLLDHRRSNQYPFDGRDRGMNVCDYHNPSYYLHPTEREQLDQAAQRLLFSQDNHYDVYKSYDNGSHGRSNSGLTGRPPYIGFNGDLGEFPLTSRNHNLCDQSPWSFSHVPETRTNRHDPYSMDNSRAKDTILSRAKDAVESAKLQKVIVEGSRDTVHKIFDELKTHVCELMIDPVGHQVFQTIIEKCTNEQTTQILDIVIQQPIQFVRICGDTHGTRAIQDLMRSLCSEEQISRFMQTIFHVALLLTKSTNTNHVISFCFRHFSPLQTHVSISLS